One region of Arthrobacter sp. StoSoilB22 genomic DNA includes:
- the hisS gene encoding histidine--tRNA ligase, with translation MARTASLSGFPEWLPQERLVELHVLDTLRKTFELHGFSSIETRAVETVGQLLRKGEIDKEVYGLSRLQDDEGEAAKSDKSDPNALALHFDLTVPFARYVVENAGYLAFPFRRYQIQKVWRGERPQEGRAREFTQADIDVVGDGELPFRYDVEIALVIAEALSALPIPDFRLRINNRKLAEGFYRGIGLTDTAGVLRSIDKLEKIGAAKVAELLKSELGATDEQAVLALELAGIRTEDTSFVERVRALGVKDDLLEEGLNELQQVIEAAVQRAPGKVIADLSIARGLDYYTGTVVETVLVGHEQLGSICSGGRYDALASKGNRKFPGVGLSIGVTRLVSRILSQELATASRSVPTAVLVALNSDDSWYAAQDIAAQLRGRGIATEVAAKAEKFGKQIKFADRRGIPFVWFTDDHGKHQVKDIRSGEQVDADPASWAPSEEDLHVRITTAS, from the coding sequence ATGGCACGTACCGCCTCCCTGTCCGGATTCCCCGAGTGGCTTCCCCAGGAGCGGTTGGTGGAACTCCATGTGCTGGATACGCTCCGGAAGACGTTCGAGCTCCACGGCTTTTCCTCCATTGAGACCCGTGCTGTCGAAACCGTTGGACAGCTTCTCCGCAAAGGTGAGATCGACAAAGAGGTCTACGGCCTGAGCCGGCTTCAGGACGATGAAGGTGAGGCTGCCAAGTCGGACAAGTCTGACCCGAACGCCTTGGCCCTTCACTTCGACTTGACCGTTCCCTTTGCCCGCTACGTGGTGGAGAACGCCGGCTACCTGGCGTTTCCCTTCCGCCGGTATCAGATCCAGAAGGTTTGGCGGGGCGAGCGTCCGCAGGAAGGCCGTGCGCGTGAGTTCACCCAGGCAGACATCGATGTTGTGGGCGACGGCGAACTGCCGTTCCGGTACGACGTCGAAATCGCGTTGGTCATCGCTGAGGCCCTCAGTGCGCTGCCGATCCCGGACTTCCGGCTCCGGATCAACAACCGCAAACTGGCCGAAGGCTTCTACCGCGGCATTGGCCTGACGGACACAGCGGGTGTACTGCGCAGCATCGACAAACTGGAGAAAATCGGCGCCGCCAAGGTGGCTGAGCTGCTGAAGAGTGAGCTCGGAGCCACGGACGAGCAGGCTGTATTGGCGCTGGAATTGGCTGGCATCCGAACGGAAGACACCTCATTCGTGGAACGAGTGCGTGCACTTGGAGTCAAGGACGACCTCCTGGAAGAGGGCCTGAATGAGCTTCAGCAGGTTATTGAGGCTGCCGTCCAGCGGGCCCCTGGCAAGGTTATTGCCGACCTCAGCATTGCCCGCGGCCTGGACTACTACACCGGAACCGTTGTTGAGACGGTGCTCGTGGGCCACGAGCAGCTGGGGTCCATTTGTTCCGGAGGCCGCTACGACGCGTTGGCGAGCAAGGGCAACCGCAAGTTCCCCGGCGTCGGCCTTTCCATTGGCGTGACCCGACTTGTGTCCCGCATCCTCAGCCAGGAATTGGCCACGGCCTCCCGATCGGTGCCCACGGCGGTGTTGGTTGCCTTGAACTCAGATGACAGCTGGTACGCGGCGCAGGACATCGCCGCCCAGTTGCGCGGCCGCGGCATTGCCACGGAAGTTGCCGCCAAAGCGGAGAAGTTCGGCAAGCAGATCAAGTTTGCGGACCGTCGCGGCATTCCGTTCGTGTGGTTCACCGACGACCACGGGAAGCACCAGGTCAAGGACATCCGCTCCGGCGAGCAGGTAGACGCGGACCCTGCGAGCTGGGCACCGTCGGAAGAGGATCTGCACGTCCGGATCACCACGGCCAGCTAG
- a CDS encoding DUF349 domain-containing protein, producing MTDSQKSDETAVVANEEAVEATGNNGSGAPAPGENAPASEAPQADAAAPADEAAQVAGEAPADDAAESAQAAEEAPTAGEITEEAPTASPAAPAAPRPTPSPAPSPAAFAARPKAPAAVVPAAPAVSAASLAEAAKWGRAEGDGHVFLTLDGEEIAVGQYPGVSKDEALGYFARKFDDVIAQVVLLEHRVESKAPATDMQKTVTHLREQLAERNMVGDIRAAEARLDALSAQIVELEKSEKAAHDAVRASELAAREAIVAEAETIAGQDPAQIQWKTSSARMNELFETWKAAQKSGVRLGRSNEDALWKRFRSARTVFDRHRRAYFSQLDSNNSAAKSAKEALIAEAEALSTSTDWGFAAGEYRRLMDQWKTTPRASRKDDDALWGRFRAAQDVFFSNRQAANDQIDQEYTANLVVKEQLVAEAQALLPINDLNAAKKALQSIRDRWEDAGKVPRADMGRIEAGLRKVEDAVREAEEDKWRRSNPETKARTNSALSQLESAIAGLKDDLEKAEKAGDQRRIKAAREALEARQAWLDQIQRSASDLA from the coding sequence GTGACAGACAGTCAGAAATCCGACGAAACAGCAGTAGTGGCCAACGAAGAAGCCGTCGAGGCAACCGGCAACAACGGTTCCGGCGCGCCGGCTCCCGGGGAGAATGCTCCAGCCAGCGAGGCACCTCAGGCAGACGCAGCCGCTCCAGCCGACGAGGCAGCTCAGGTGGCTGGGGAAGCTCCGGCCGACGACGCAGCCGAGTCAGCTCAGGCAGCCGAGGAAGCTCCGACTGCCGGGGAGATCACGGAGGAAGCGCCGACCGCCTCGCCCGCAGCACCGGCTGCTCCTCGTCCGACGCCGTCGCCGGCGCCCTCCCCCGCTGCTTTCGCTGCCCGCCCCAAGGCTCCCGCCGCCGTCGTTCCTGCTGCACCCGCGGTTTCCGCGGCCTCGCTCGCCGAGGCAGCCAAATGGGGACGCGCCGAGGGTGACGGCCATGTGTTCCTGACATTGGACGGCGAAGAAATCGCCGTTGGTCAGTACCCCGGCGTCAGCAAGGACGAGGCACTTGGCTACTTCGCCCGCAAGTTCGACGACGTCATTGCGCAGGTTGTTCTGCTCGAACACCGCGTGGAGTCAAAGGCCCCTGCCACGGACATGCAGAAGACGGTCACACACTTGCGTGAGCAGCTCGCGGAGCGCAACATGGTGGGCGACATCCGTGCTGCCGAGGCCCGCTTGGATGCTCTGTCAGCCCAGATCGTTGAACTGGAAAAGTCGGAGAAAGCCGCCCACGACGCAGTGCGCGCCAGTGAGCTCGCAGCACGCGAAGCAATCGTTGCCGAAGCTGAGACAATAGCCGGTCAGGACCCCGCGCAGATCCAATGGAAGACCTCCAGCGCACGAATGAACGAGTTGTTTGAAACGTGGAAGGCCGCGCAGAAGAGCGGGGTCAGGCTCGGTCGCAGCAACGAAGATGCTCTGTGGAAGCGCTTCCGTTCGGCTCGGACGGTCTTTGATCGTCACCGCCGCGCCTACTTCTCCCAGCTGGACAGCAATAACTCCGCTGCAAAGTCCGCCAAGGAAGCCCTCATCGCAGAGGCCGAAGCACTCTCCACCTCCACTGACTGGGGATTCGCCGCAGGCGAGTACCGCCGGCTGATGGACCAGTGGAAGACCACTCCTCGGGCAAGCCGCAAGGACGATGACGCACTGTGGGGCCGCTTCCGCGCCGCCCAGGACGTCTTCTTCAGCAACCGCCAGGCCGCCAATGACCAGATCGACCAGGAATACACGGCGAATCTGGTCGTGAAGGAACAGTTGGTGGCTGAAGCGCAGGCACTCCTGCCCATCAACGACCTCAACGCTGCCAAGAAGGCCCTCCAGTCAATCCGGGACCGTTGGGAAGATGCCGGCAAGGTTCCCCGCGCCGATATGGGCAGGATCGAAGCCGGGCTTCGCAAGGTTGAAGACGCTGTCCGTGAGGCCGAGGAAGACAAGTGGCGCCGGAGCAACCCGGAAACCAAGGCCCGCACCAACAGCGCCTTGTCACAGCTCGAATCAGCCATTGCGGGCCTCAAGGACGATCTGGAGAAGGCTGAAAAGGCCGGCGACCAGCGCCGGATCAAGGCCGCGCGCGAAGCCCTGGAAGCACGTCAAGCATGGCTCGATCAGATCCAGCGCTCCGCCAGTGACCTCGCTTAG
- a CDS encoding bifunctional (p)ppGpp synthetase/guanosine-3',5'-bis(diphosphate) 3'-pyrophosphohydrolase, with the protein MEERATSAPPAGGDDSRKAVAVPATSVPGRTAAAVPVDAPGVRPTFPGRRERTRSRLARLTGRGIAPYSPILEPLLRTVRANNPKEDFDLIQRAFAVAEQSHQGQKRKSGDPYITHPVAVATILAELGMTGTTLAAALLHDTVEDTPYTLADLTRDFGPEVAMLVDGVTKLDKVSFGEAAQSETVRKMVVAMAKDIRVLMIKLADRLHNARTWRFVSAESSSRKARETLEIFAPLAHRLGMNTIKWELEDLSFAALYPKVYEEIVRMVGDRTPEREKSLSVIRNQIADDLRTARIKATITGRPKHYYSIYQKMIVRDKDFDDINDLMGVRVLVDSVRDCYAALGTLHSRWNPLPGRFKDYIAMPKFNMYQSLHTTVIGPGGKPVEIQIRTHEMHRRAEYGVAAHWKYKDQPNRTAQGPGSPRDGDMGWLRSLVDWQQETSDPGEFLDSLRYEINAREVFVFTPKGEVMALPAGSTPVDFAYAVHTEVGHRTIGARVNGKLVPLNSELNHGDWVEIFTSKAEGAGPSQDWQHFVKSARARNKIRQWFTKERREEAIERGKDMLTRAMRKQNLPLQRLMTHDALSAVAEDFHYVDISGLYAGVGDGHTSAQSVMEKLVEHLGGHETPDEDLDEVSIPTQVAKSKFSDSGVIVRGVGDVWVKLARCCTPVPPDPILGFVTRGSGVSVHRTDCTNVSGLRDQPDRIVEVEWAPTQSSVFLVEIQVEALDRKSLLSDVTRILSENHVNILAASVHTSSDRVAISKFAFEMGDPKYLHHVLNAVRRIDGVFDVYRTTGNRRRS; encoded by the coding sequence GTGGAAGAACGTGCGACGTCGGCACCACCGGCGGGCGGGGATGACAGCCGCAAAGCTGTGGCAGTTCCGGCAACGAGTGTGCCCGGACGGACTGCTGCTGCGGTTCCGGTCGATGCTCCCGGCGTGCGTCCCACCTTTCCGGGGCGGAGGGAACGCACCCGCTCCCGGCTTGCCCGCCTGACGGGCCGGGGCATTGCTCCTTACTCGCCCATTTTGGAACCACTGCTGCGTACAGTCCGGGCAAATAATCCCAAAGAGGATTTCGATCTGATCCAACGCGCCTTCGCGGTGGCAGAGCAGAGCCACCAAGGACAAAAGCGCAAGAGTGGTGATCCCTACATCACCCATCCGGTGGCAGTGGCCACCATCCTGGCTGAACTCGGTATGACAGGGACAACCCTGGCGGCTGCGTTGCTCCACGACACCGTGGAGGACACCCCGTACACACTGGCTGACCTGACACGGGACTTCGGCCCCGAAGTTGCCATGTTGGTGGACGGTGTCACCAAGCTGGACAAAGTCAGTTTCGGTGAGGCTGCCCAGTCTGAGACCGTTCGTAAGATGGTCGTGGCGATGGCCAAGGACATTCGCGTCCTGATGATCAAGCTGGCGGACCGCCTCCACAATGCGCGGACCTGGCGTTTCGTTTCCGCGGAGTCCTCATCACGCAAGGCCCGCGAAACTCTGGAGATTTTCGCACCCCTGGCGCATCGCCTGGGTATGAACACCATCAAGTGGGAACTTGAAGACCTCTCCTTCGCAGCGCTGTACCCCAAGGTGTACGAGGAAATCGTGCGAATGGTGGGCGACCGCACTCCAGAACGCGAAAAGAGCCTGAGCGTCATCCGCAACCAGATCGCTGATGACCTTCGGACCGCTCGGATCAAGGCGACCATCACAGGCCGGCCCAAGCACTACTACTCGATTTATCAGAAGATGATCGTCCGCGACAAGGACTTCGACGACATCAACGACCTCATGGGCGTGCGGGTTCTGGTGGATTCCGTGCGAGATTGTTATGCCGCGCTGGGGACTTTGCATTCACGGTGGAACCCGCTTCCGGGCCGGTTCAAGGATTACATCGCCATGCCCAAGTTCAACATGTACCAATCCCTGCATACCACCGTGATTGGCCCCGGCGGCAAGCCCGTGGAGATTCAGATCCGCACCCACGAGATGCACCGGCGTGCAGAATACGGTGTGGCAGCCCACTGGAAGTACAAGGATCAACCCAACCGGACCGCACAGGGACCCGGCAGCCCGCGTGACGGTGACATGGGTTGGCTGCGGTCGCTGGTTGATTGGCAACAGGAGACCTCCGATCCCGGAGAATTCCTTGATTCACTTCGCTACGAGATCAACGCCCGCGAAGTCTTCGTCTTCACCCCCAAGGGCGAGGTCATGGCCCTTCCGGCCGGGTCAACTCCTGTGGACTTCGCCTACGCTGTGCACACCGAGGTGGGCCACCGAACCATCGGCGCCCGCGTCAACGGGAAGCTGGTTCCACTCAACAGCGAGCTCAACCACGGCGACTGGGTTGAGATTTTCACCTCCAAGGCAGAAGGCGCCGGCCCCAGCCAGGACTGGCAGCACTTCGTCAAATCTGCCCGTGCACGCAACAAGATTCGCCAGTGGTTCACCAAGGAACGCCGCGAAGAAGCGATTGAGCGTGGCAAGGACATGCTGACCCGGGCCATGCGCAAGCAGAACCTGCCCCTGCAGCGCCTGATGACGCACGATGCTTTGTCCGCCGTGGCAGAGGACTTCCACTACGTTGACATTTCCGGGCTGTACGCCGGCGTAGGTGACGGGCACACGTCAGCTCAGTCGGTCATGGAAAAGCTCGTTGAGCACCTGGGCGGTCATGAGACACCCGACGAAGACCTGGATGAAGTCAGTATCCCCACCCAGGTTGCGAAGTCGAAGTTCTCTGACTCCGGCGTCATTGTGCGGGGTGTGGGCGATGTCTGGGTCAAGCTGGCCCGGTGCTGCACCCCGGTACCGCCGGATCCCATTCTTGGCTTTGTGACCCGTGGTTCAGGAGTCTCTGTCCACCGGACGGACTGCACCAATGTGTCGGGTCTCCGGGACCAGCCGGACAGAATTGTTGAAGTTGAGTGGGCACCCACCCAGTCCAGTGTTTTCCTCGTGGAAATTCAGGTAGAAGCCCTGGACCGGAAGTCCCTTTTGTCGGATGTCACCCGCATTTTGTCCGAGAATCATGTCAACATCCTCGCAGCGTCGGTGCATACCTCCAGTGACAGGGTGGCAATCTCGAAATTTGCCTTCGAGATGGGTGATCCAAAGTATCTGCACCACGTCTTGAACGCCGTCCGTCGGATCGACGGAGTTTTCGACGTCTATAGGACCACTGGAAACCGCAGGCGCAGCTAA
- a CDS encoding peptidylprolyl isomerase — translation MATRSRDDREAKRRIRQMEAKRALRQEQGKRRKRDNTIAASAAGVAVVLAVVLQLTVFSSNPTEAEFAAAEAGLSSPSASPAASNSADVPGPETAAGKTFTGELALNSGVLGIELNGTAAPQAAAVFKSLSDAGYYKGAFCHRLTTSETFGLLQCGAKTEDGSEDGNYRWGPLENTPADNKYPAGTIAVARTGNNAYGNGHQFFIVYKDTTIPADTAGGYTVVGKVTSGLDVVAKIAAAGLKPGENASDGAPVAPVTIDSFSLK, via the coding sequence TTGGCAACAAGGTCGCGGGATGACCGCGAAGCGAAACGGCGCATCAGGCAGATGGAAGCCAAGCGTGCCCTGCGGCAGGAACAGGGCAAGCGACGCAAACGCGACAACACCATCGCCGCGAGTGCAGCCGGCGTGGCGGTTGTGTTGGCCGTAGTGCTGCAACTGACAGTCTTCAGCTCCAACCCCACCGAGGCGGAGTTCGCCGCTGCCGAAGCAGGGCTCAGCTCACCGTCCGCTTCCCCGGCAGCATCGAACAGCGCCGACGTACCCGGCCCGGAAACGGCTGCTGGAAAGACCTTCACCGGCGAACTCGCCTTGAACAGTGGCGTACTCGGCATTGAACTGAACGGAACTGCGGCTCCGCAGGCTGCTGCCGTCTTCAAGTCCCTCAGCGACGCCGGCTACTACAAGGGAGCGTTCTGCCACCGGTTGACCACATCCGAAACATTCGGACTCCTTCAATGCGGCGCCAAGACCGAAGACGGGTCCGAAGACGGAAATTACCGGTGGGGCCCACTGGAAAATACTCCCGCGGACAATAAATACCCCGCGGGGACGATTGCCGTGGCACGTACCGGCAACAATGCTTACGGCAACGGACACCAATTCTTCATCGTCTACAAGGACACCACCATTCCGGCTGACACTGCCGGCGGTTACACCGTGGTGGGTAAGGTGACCAGCGGCCTGGACGTCGTTGCCAAGATTGCGGCAGCAGGCCTTAAACCCGGTGAAAACGCCAGCGACGGCGCCCCTGTGGCACCTGTCACGATAGACTCGTTTTCTCTGAAGTAA
- the secF gene encoding protein translocase subunit SecF, producing the protein MTTSFATFGHELYTGKRSYNFVKSKKIWFIIAAVAVALSILVPVAKGGFNLGIEFRGGSEFTVSNVSTTDAALGEKAVHDVVPGAIPRVANVAGNTMRIQTDQLTDDETNRIKDGLTSAYGVTENEVTSNFVGPTWGQDVTRQALIGLVVFVGLAAVLMALYFRTWKMSLSALVGMLVTMFTTAGVYALSDFEVTPSAIIGFLTVLSYSLYDTVVVFDKIRENTADISTSTRRTFSEEVNLAVNQTLVRSINTMMVAILPVAAILFIGAGLLGAGTLRDLSLALFVGILIGTAATIFIAAPLYAWLRQGEPELVKQAKKVAHRRNEATVQV; encoded by the coding sequence CGTACAACTTTGTAAAGTCGAAGAAGATTTGGTTCATCATCGCTGCGGTCGCCGTAGCGCTCTCCATCCTGGTTCCTGTCGCCAAGGGCGGCTTCAACCTCGGAATCGAATTCCGTGGCGGTTCCGAATTCACTGTTTCAAACGTGAGCACCACGGATGCAGCACTCGGCGAGAAGGCTGTTCATGACGTCGTGCCCGGAGCCATCCCGCGCGTTGCCAACGTGGCAGGCAACACCATGCGCATCCAAACGGACCAGTTGACCGACGACGAGACGAACCGCATCAAAGACGGTCTCACAAGCGCCTACGGGGTGACCGAGAACGAGGTAACGTCCAACTTCGTGGGACCAACCTGGGGCCAGGACGTGACGCGTCAAGCCCTTATTGGTTTGGTGGTCTTTGTTGGGTTGGCCGCTGTCCTGATGGCGCTGTACTTCCGAACCTGGAAGATGTCGCTGTCCGCACTTGTTGGCATGCTCGTCACGATGTTCACCACGGCGGGTGTCTACGCGCTGAGCGATTTTGAAGTCACGCCGTCGGCAATCATCGGGTTCCTGACCGTCCTCAGCTACTCGCTGTACGACACAGTGGTGGTCTTCGACAAGATCCGTGAAAATACCGCGGACATTTCCACGTCAACGCGCCGCACGTTCAGCGAAGAGGTCAATCTGGCTGTCAACCAAACGTTGGTCCGCTCCATCAACACCATGATGGTGGCTATCCTTCCGGTTGCGGCGATCCTCTTCATTGGGGCCGGACTCCTGGGTGCCGGCACGCTGCGGGACCTGTCCTTGGCACTGTTCGTGGGCATCCTCATCGGTACTGCCGCCACGATTTTCATCGCCGCACCGCTGTACGCTTGGCTGCGGCAGGGCGAGCCTGAACTGGTGAAGCAAGCCAAGAAGGTGGCTCACCGCAGGAATGAAGCCACAGTCCAGGTCTGA